The window GTGAACCGGATATTCGGGCGATGAATCTGATCCGCTATGACGCGATGGTGGCTGGAAATCATGATTTTGATTATGGAATAGACCATCTTCGCACATTGGTCAAGTTGGCCGATTTCCCAATTTTATGCACGAATCTCCAGTCTGAGCGATCCCTCCTGCCTTGCCGGCGCTCGTTTGTCACGCGTTTGGGGAATGTGGTCGTCGGGGTTTTAGGTCTTGTCGGGAAAAGTAATTTTCCTGGCACTTTTAACCGGGATGTGGCAAAGGAATTATCGTTGGTGGATCCGATTGACTCTCTTCAATCGGAGGCCATGCGGTTACGAACGGAAGGCGATGTTGATCTGATCATCGCCCTCACGCATCAAGATAGTGAGGAAGACTTGAAAGTTCTGGAGACCGTCCAGGGGGTGGATGTGCTCATCGGTGGGCATACCGAAGGGTTTGACGGATTATACGCTCCCGGATTGATGGAGCCCGTCGAAACCGTGACCCGTCCCCGATCGGTGTATGTGAAGACGCACCGTCAAGGACGGACAATCGGGCGATTAGATCTGACGATTGCAGATGGATCGGTGGTCCAGGCGCGTTCCTCTAATATTCCAGTGACAGAGGCGGTTCCAGTAGAGCCGAAAGTCCAAGAACTTCTGAATGAATATCGACAGCGGTTTGCCCGTCATGCCACCAAGGTGTTGGGGGAGGCGTCGGTGCGGCTCCAGGGGGATCGGCCGGTTATCAGGACCCAAGAAGCCAATTTAGGTAATTTGTTGGCCGATCGTATGCGAAGCACGTTGGGTACGGATATCGCCTTGGTGAATGCCGGACAGATTCGCCGAAGTCTTGAACCCGGTCCGGTGACACTTGGCGATGTGCTGTCGGTACTACCCTTTGATTCCGCTCTTGTGACCCTGCATGTAACGGGAGCGATGCTTCGTGAGGTGTTAGAGCATAGTGTGGGCCAATGGCCGAATCATTCTGGCCGGTTCCTCCAGCTATCCGGTCTCCAGGTCACGTATCAAGGAAAAGCTTCGGTCGGATCTCGAGTGAGAAGCATCATGGTTGGAGGTGTGCCGGTAGATAATTCCAAAGTCTATACCGTGGCGACGGACGCATTTGTGGCTGACGGCGGGGATGGCTATGACATGTTGACTCACGTCACACACCGAACGGATCATCAAATCCCCCTGAGGGATTTGTTGCTGAATGCCATAGCTGAAGGGCCGCTGTATGCGGAGACTGATCATCGTATAGTGTTCATGATGGTGGACGAAGAAAAATGACCTCAATGGCGTTTCTTGCCTTTGCCGAGCGCCTTTATGTCTGCCTGATGAAGCGTTTCGCTGTGTAAGGGCGCAGGAAGGTCGCTTATTGCCCGTTCTCAATTTCCGCGGTTACTCTCCTTTGGTTCACATGAGTTGGGCATTGCTGTTTTCTTTTTCTTCTTTTCTGGCACTTCCGAAGCCATATTTGCATTACCAGTCAAAATATTCATGATTCAGCAGTCAACTGTGTACTTCCCGTCTTAGAGGCTTTTCATAGATTCATGGCTCTTCCTCAAGATGCTCGCGATTCACGAAGATGGTGGGTTGACTTGCTGGCTGTCTGGCAGGATACCAAGCAGATTGTTCTGACGGCTCAGATTGCCGCAATTTATGCGGCGATTCTTATTCCCTTTAAAGCCGGCATTCCGATTGTTCCTGGTTTTGTGGAATTACGTCCGGCGAATGCTATTCCCATTGTCGCATCGCTGTTGTTCGGTCCCGCTGCGGCCTGGGGTGCCGGTATTGGCAATGTCATCGGAGATTGTTTCGGCACCTTGGGGCCAGCAAGTGTCTTTGGGTTATTGGGTAACTTTATTTTTGGGTATCTTCCGTACGTATTGTGGGGGCATTTGGGGTGGTTTTCTTCTGGGCAGCCGCCCTTGGGAAAATCTTGGCCCCAGATGATGGAATATAGCGTGGTGTGTGTGATTGCTTCAGGTGCTTGCGCCGGAATGATTGCATGGGGAGTGGAGTGGTTGGGGTTGTTGCCTTTCGCTATTCTCGCTCCGGCGATCTTTGTTAATAATGTGGTCATGGGCTTGTTTCTCGGTCCTCCGTTATTGGGTTTTCTCTATCCAAGGGTGCAACGGTGGCGATTACGGTATGCGGATATTCGAGAATCAAGTTCTTCCCATAGTCACCTTTCCAAAACCCTGCGGGCACATGAATCGATGGGGAGCGAGAAGGGCAATGACCATTTCGACGACGCGATTGTGGTTTGTCGTGGACTTTCTTTTCAATATGCCTCCGGTTCAGCGCCGGCTCTCCGGAATGTTTCCTTTTCTCTGGCTTCCGGGGAACTCGTCGTCCTGTTAGGCAGGAGTGGAAGTGGAAAATCTACAATATGCTATGCCTGTAATGGGCTCATTCCTCACATGATTCCAGGGATTTTCTCCGGAACATTGCGGGTGGTGGGCCGTAGAACCGTGGATGATCCCGTGTGGAAACAGGCCGGACGGGTCGGCCTGGTATTTCAAGATTTTGATACGCAACTTGTGGCGACGACTGTTGAGGGGGAACTGCTTCACCCATTGGAATATTGTGACCCCCTGCTTTCTTCGGACGAGGTCCGACGGCGGATCAATCATGCCCTTAATCAAATGGGGTTGGGCGATTGTGCCCACCGCGATCCCATGAGGATGTCCGGTGGCCAGAGGCAGCGTTTGGTGATGGCCTCTGTGCTCGTGCAGGAACCGGCGCTGTTGGTCTTAGATGAACCCGGCTCAGATTATGATCCGGCAGGGCGAGTGCAATTGCGGGAGGTTTTACGTAATCTTCGACAAGACGGGATTACTGTGCTTATGACGGAGCATGATGATGGCTCTCTTTTGCAAGCGGATCGGGTACTGGTTTTAGATCAGGAGCAAATCGTCTGGGAGGGAAGACCTGAAGCCTTATTGCGACAGCCTCGGTTGATGAGGAATTATGGTCTTCGACCCTTCGCCCTGACTGAATGTTTTGAAGAATGGGGCGTGGAACCCTTGCCTATTTCTGTCGAAGAAGCCTGGACCCAGGCTGAGGCATTGAATCTTCGTCTTTCTCCTCCGGCGGCAGTCCTGGATGACACGATTCGGTTGGGGGACCGGCCGGAGAGAGAATCAACCGTGGTTTTGCCTTTGATTCAGATTGACGATGTTGCTTTCCGGTATGAAGAGCAGATGGTCCTGAATGAGGTGTCATTTACCATCCGTCCAGGAGAATTTCTGGCTTTGCTGGGTCAGAATGGGTCAGGAAAAAGTACGCTTGCACGATTGCTCAATGGCCTGTTGATGCCGACGCACGGCACCATCGTTGTGGACGGCATGGATACCCGCACCACATCGATGAATGAATTGGCGAGGCGCGTCGGATTAGTTTTTCAGAATCCTGATCATCAAATTTTCGCGGATACCGTCTGGGAGGAAGTTGCCTTCAGCGCGAAGAATATGGGTTGCTCAAACGATGAGATTGTCCATCGGGTGCAAGAATCGCTGGCGGCTGTGGGGTTGCCCTTTGAGGGCAGCCGGAACTTAGATCCGTTTTCCCTAAGAAAAGGAGAGCGACAGCGGATTGCGGTCGCGTCCGTGTTGGCTACCAGACCGGCTGTATTGATTGTTGATGAGCCGACGACAGGCCTTGATCCTGATGAAACGGACCGGATGATGGCGATGATTCGTCGATTGAACCAACAGGGGCATACGATTGTGATGATCACCCATTCGATGGAGCTTGTTGCCGCCTATGCCGGGCGCTGTTTGTTAATCCACAGTGGGAGAATTCTTGCTGATGGGACCCCGCGGGAAGTTTTTGCTGAACCGGGCTTGATCCAAAAAGCATCATTAGAGATTCCGGCCATTTCTCGCTTTAGTCAACGATGGGGACAGACCTTGTTAACGGTTGACGAAGTGAAGGCCTCCTGCCGACCCGGTTTTCCATAAAACTTGTGGCCGATACTTTTCAGATAATAGAGCGCGGATGTGGTGTGCGTGAGATTCGAAGGGCCAGGTAACGACCGATGATTGTTTCCCTGTATCTCTCCCGGAGTTCGTGGATGCACCGGTTAGGTGGACGTACCAAAGTTCTGACGGTGCTTGGAGTGTTTGGGCTGGCTCTCTGTTTTTCGGATCCGCTCTACTTGCTGGTACTATTTGGATTTGTCATGAGTGGGCTAGCCTTGTCTGGTGCGTGGGCTAATGTGAAGAAAATGTGGATGCTAACGGTTCTCCTCTTTGTCTATAGCGTGGCGCTCTGGCCTTTCTTTGTCGAAGGTATGACGCCTGTGCCCCTCCTGCATGAGCTCGGGGTGACCTGGGAAGGCGTCATGGTTGGCTTAGGTATGGGCCTTCGATTGTTGATTATGCTCTGGGCTGGAATTTGGCTACTTTCGACGATGTCGGTTGAAGAACTCGCACAGGCCTCTCAGCAATTAGGACTTCCTTCACGGGCAGGGTTTGTTTTTTCACTTGCGTTTCGGTGGGTGGGAATGTTGTTGGGAGCAGGGGCGGGAGTGGTTCAAGCCCAGCGCTCACGCGGATTAGATGTATCGACGGGGGGAATTCTGCAACGCATTCGTAAATATGTGCCTCTGGTGATTCCATTGATTGGGCATGTCCTTCGTCAAACAAATCTTCTGGCCATGTCTTTAGAATCCAAAGGGTTCCATCCCTTAGCGAAACGGCATTTTTACTCTGCCGGGAAATTGGGTTTCCGAGACTATGCGGTCATAAGTGTGATGCTGATTTTGGTGGTGGTAGGCATTTGTTTGCGATGGCAAGGCGTTGGAACGCTTGATGTGCGATTTTGAGAATTCGAGGTTCGCATCATTTCGTTCAGGCTCCCCACCTGCTCTTTCCATAGACAAGGACAAAAATACATGTCCTCTCATTAATTGTTGAGATGCGGCAAATGTTGGCTGGGTAAGGTTGATCCTGTAAAGATTGGCTCCTCCTAAGGCACAAGGGACAATGCTTTTCTCGCGGAGAGATCAGGAGCTAGACCAGAGGGGGAATTTCTGGGAATCGGGTGTGAGGTGGTAGGAACGGGAACGCCCTAACTTGCCATGGGGGTGTGTCGGCAGGACGTTTCTTCTACGGCGAGTGCGACAAATTTTGATATCTTTTTAATGCAACGGCCACAGCACTGACGTTTGTCATTGAGTTCGAGTGCGTCCGCAAGCTTTAGGGGACAAGTGACACCTGCTTGTCCAAGTTCACGGACATCGGATTCCTTGATACCTTTGCAGATACAAATGAACATAAAAAATCCGTTACTGAATGAAGTTCCTTTCGAAAATGATAACCGTTATCAATATAAAAATATTTTACTCAGCAGCTGGGAGCATGTCAAGATCTTGGTTTCCGGCATAAGATATTGAAAGTAATAATGTTATAGCTAATTATGTGATATTGCTTTTTGTTTATCTCTATCGTGTCAATCGTTTTCGCTGACAAAATAGGGCAATAATTTATATCGGTTATAGGAAATTTCACATGGAATGGGCCAGGTGCCTGATAGAAAAATCAGAAGGAATAGAAATTCGAATTTATATCCAGCCACGAGCGTCAAAAACGGAGATTGTTGGCCTCCATGGGGAAGCCTTGAAGATTCGCGTAGCGTCTCCGCCGGTAGATGGTCAGGCCAATGCAGAATTGTGTCGATTTTTGGCACGATATGTTGGTGTTCCCCGCCAACATGTGCAGCTGAAATCGGGAGTTAGTTCAAGACAAAAGCGAGTCTTTATAGAAGGGAAAACCTTATCCGACCTAACAGCAGTCCTGATGGAAAGCCTTTCCTCGAAAAATTCTGAACATTTATAAGGTACGGGACACCAAAAGGCAGGTTGATAGAAGTGGGTGTTGGAATATAAAAAGAGAAACGGCAAGATAGTTGGGTGAGTTTACAACCCTTGAAGCCACTTTTATAATGCCCAGCCGTAGTTGTGGTTTCAATGAGGCAGGGGATTGTGCCGCGTAAGATCTCTTCTTGTACCCATTGAACTTCCTCGGTTATTAATCAATTACATGTCTTCCTTTACCCCAAAAGATGAACTTCATGAGTTATTAGTCGACCGGCTTGATGCGACCACGGCGCATGGTCTCGATGAACAACTCGCGGACCCCCGTCTCCGGGTGCCTGTTCTAGAGTTACTCATTGAATTAAAAGAGATTTCATCAAAAATACAGGGTGAAGCCATATGGGCCCTGGGTGAGGTGTATCGAAAACGATGCTTGGGCAGTGCCATCCCGTGGTTAGATTTAGGGATAACATTCGCTCAGGCCTCTGGCGCACTGGGTCTTCGATATTTCAAAGAAAGCCCTATGATTCTGGGTTTTCTGGAAAAGGAGTCGAACCGGGACGAATGGTTGGCCCATGTCTTGGAGTTGGCCGATGGGTCAAATGAGGCCGCTCCACAATGTGCGTATGAATGGTTCAAGGTTCTTCCCCAATTGTGCGGGGAGATTGCCCTTTCTGAGATTCGTGAATGGGCCCGACTAGGGATGGAGCTGGCCGAATGGAATTATGTGTTAGGAAATGAATTTTTCCGGGAGTGTCCCTCCATTGCTAAAGCTATTCCGTTGGGATCGGCAAAGTCCTGGATTGGGTTTGGCATGAAACTCATGGTTCAAAACAGTCTTGGAAAGCCTGATTACATTGGAACCTTGGAGTTTTTTCGAGCCAGTCCAAGTTTATTTCTTGAGATCCATGATGAAAATGTCAAGCAGGGAGTCATTGATCTAGGTACGAACCTCGCAGATCATTCTCCCGAACAGGCGGTAGTTTTTTTGTCGAAGGCTCCGGAAGTTTTGGCTAGGGTCTCGACGGTCGAGTGGAAAATTCGAATCTTGAAATTCGGCCTTCTTGTGGCGGATCGGGATCCCGAGGCTACTCTCGCGTATTTTACTCAGGTTTCCGAGGTGGTCGTTTTGGCCGGCAAGGAAGATGACTCCGGAGTGTTTGACGCGTGGTTTGGCCAGGGGATGGAGGCCCTTGAGTATAGTGTTGAGGCTGGACGAGCCTTTTTTGGTCTGGAAACGCGGCAGGCCTGTTCAGCTGTAGAGCAGGCAATGAGTGGAGTGTCGCTTCGTCAGGTCGCCAGATCGTTGAAAATGTTTGCCAGGGCATTGTGTGGAGAGGATGTGGCCATAGAAGGGCTCCCGGAGGGAGGAGGTTCGATCGGTGCCAGTTCCATGTCAACGAGTCCTGGCTCCGGGAAAGCTCAGGTGAGTGCGGACGGCAAAACGGTATATCTTCCTCTGGTCATGAGGCGATCAGAGACCCGTGAAGGAAACCGACGATGGTATACGGTCATGGTCGCCCATGAAGTTGGGCACGTGGAATTTGGAACATATGCCCTCTCAACCGAAGTGTTGCAACGTGTGTCTACCCGGGTGCAGACCCGATACCACGAAGAAGTTCTTCGCCCCAATAGAGCCATTCAGACATTAGGAAATCTCTTTCAGTGCTACCCACAACCCGAGATTATCCGGGATTTGTGGGAAATTGTGGAAGATGCTCGAATTGACTTTTTGCTCCGTCATGAATACCCGGGATTACAAGAGGATTTGACGTCTTTGACAAAGGAGGCTATGGAGTTTCGCACCCTTTCTCATGGGATGACGGCTCGTGAGATGGTGCTGGACGCATTGTTGTTGCTGTTTGCAGGGTTCACCCAGGAGGAATTCACGCGTCCGGGACTTCAAGAGGTGATTGATGAAATCTGGCAGATCGCCCGAACGATCTTACATCCCGCCGCGACCGTCGATGAATCTGTTGAACTTGCCGACCGGCTTTACCAGGAATTGGAGCGCCGGATTGGAACTCTGGGAAAACACAATCAAGAACTTGAACCCTTTTCCAATACTTCCGGGGTTTCTGACACAGGCGGCCAACCTGAGGCGGCTGAACACTTAGAAGAGGCGTATCAGCCTTTGAGTAATTGGGGATATCGGGGCATTCTCAATCCAGACCATGTCAAAGGAGGGGAGGAGGGGGAACAGGCGTCAAAAGGGCAGGCAGGTGGGCAACAGGATCACATAATGGGGGAAAAGGGAGGGGGAGACACACCCAGCCAGTTTGAGCGTCGCTCTCCTCAGAAACCCGATCCTTCGCAAGATCCTAAGAAACCAGCCTTTGGTGAATCACCTATGCAGCAGTGGTTTCAACCTACGTTTCGTCCGAGCATGGGACAACAGGGGGCTCGTCTCCGTGAGGGAGAGTATCTGTATGAAGAGTGGGATGGGACGGTCAGGGACTATCGACCCCAATGGTGTCGTGTGATTGAACAGGCAGGCCGTGAAGGGTCGCCAGACTTTGTCGATGAAACGTTTCAAACGTATGGCCCGATGGTGCGACTCATCCGCCGTTACTTTGAAGCGATTCGTCCGGAAGCCTTTCGTCGAATGGGGCGCCAATCGCATGGGGAGGACATTGATTTGGATGCCTTGGTGAATTGGATGGTTGATCGACGGCAAGGAAACGATTCTTCTGATCAAGTGTATGCCACCAGACAAAAACGTGATCGACAGGTTGCGGTGGCATTTCTGGTGGATATGAGCGGGTCGACCGGACGGCAGATCGGAACTCGAGCGCGTCCCGTCATCGACATTGAAAAGGAAGGCTTGCTCCTGCTTTCAGAAGCGTTGTCCGCGATCGGCGACCAATATGCGATATATGGCTTTTCGGGGCAATCCCGTCATTCGGTGGACATTCACGTGTTAAAAGATTTTGACCAGCGACCCGGTGGGCGTGTCGGTTTGAAAATCAGCGGAGTGACTTCCAAACAGCAAAACCGTGATGGCGCGGCGATACGACATGCGACGCAGCGATTGAAGCAGCAAGCGGCAAAAGTCCGGCTTCTCATCCTGATCAGTGATGGGAAACCATTAGATGATGACTATGCGGATGAATATTCCTTGGAAGACACGAAAATGGCTCTCCGTGAAGCCCGTCTTCAGGGTGTCCATCCGTTCTGCATTACCATTGATCAAGCTCCAACCGATTATGTGAAACGCATGTATGGGGAGATTGGGTATGTGGTCGTCGATGAAGTCGAATCACTTCCGATGAAATTGCCGAAAATTTATCAACGGCTTACGGCCAGATGAGCGGATATGGGAGATGTATGACCAGTTTACCTTCACACTCTGATGTGCCAGCTTGGCTCTATAAGTTGTTTACCGGGCATCAATACCCTTACGTAAGACGGCAGGCGAAGTTTGACCGGAAAGATCGGCAGGAGGATGGAGAACGGTTCGAGCCAACTCAAGATGATATCCGTGAAAAATTTTGGGAAATCTTTCCTCGTTGTTCGGCCAAAATGTTACAGGAGGTCAAGGTCGGGATGATCGTTGCGTTTAAGGAGTTAGGAGGGTATGAGGCAGGAACCTACCAGGAGTTTATCGACCATCCGGAAGAGTTTTTGAGTCGGGAATACGGAAAGAAAAAAATCAAGGTCAATTTTTATGATGGGGATAATTTTGTGTGCACGATCAATTTTAAAGTCGCAGGGTGGACGAGCCATGAAGATGATTAAACCCGCATGGCTGGAAACCCTTTCAAAGGGATGGGTGGTTTCATGAGCCGTATCAAAGTGACTGTGGTGGGGGCTGGAAATGTTGGAGGGTCCATCGCGCAACGGTTGGCAGAAAAAAATTGGTACGACATTGTGCTGGTCGATATCGTCGAGGGTTTGCCCCAGGGCAAAGCATTGGACCTGGTCGAAGCCGGCCCAATTTGTGCCTACGATTCCGCCGTCACAGGTACGAATCATTATGAGCCGACCAAAGATTCCGACATTGTGGTGATCACGTCAGGCGTGCCTCGCCGCCCAGGAATGAGCCGCGATGAATTATTGGAAACCAATACCAACATCGTGTCCTCCGTAGTCCGTGAGACGGCCAATCGTTCCCCTGATGCCATTCTCATTATTGTCTCCAACCCTCTTGATGTGATGACCCACGTGGCGCATCGGGTGAGTGGATTTCCAAGGAACCGAGTCATCGGGATGGCGGGGGTGTTGGATTCCGCCCGATTCCGGTCCTTTATTGCGGAAGCCTTGCAGGTCTCGGTCGAAAATATTCATGCGATGGTTCTGGGGGGACATGGCGATTCGATGGTGCCCTTGAATCGATATACCACGGTGGCGGGAAGGCCGGTGACCGAATGGCTGTCGGCAGAGGCCTTAGAGGCCCTGATCACGCGGACTCGCGAGGGAGGAATCGAAATTGTCAATCTACTCAAGACAGGGAGTGCCTATTATGCTCCGGCTGCCTCAGTCGTAGAAATGGTTGAAGCGATCTCTAAAGATCAAAAGAAAATCCTTCCCTGTGCGGCGTTATGCGCCGGGGAATATGGTTTTCACGACCTCTTTCTGGGTGTGCCGGTGAAACTAGGAGCAGGGGGAGCGGAAGAGATTATTGAGTATGCGCTCACCCCTGAGGAACACGCGGCTCTGGAGGTTTCAGCCGAATCCGTTAAGGAATTGTGCACCCATGTCGATCAGATGATGAAAAAGAGTCTCCAGCGTGATGGATGATATGACGAACTTGCCCATCTTTTTTCTTCACTAAATAGCCGTGCCTTTGAGTCATCCTGTTACCTTGACGACTTTAGCGACCCATTCGTATAGTGGGTGGTGCTCGTATGCTGACCCCGCCTTGACGCCTTATTTCCCTTAGGAATATGGAAGGAAATTTGGTTTTTCGAGGAAGGGATTTGTAAAAAACCATCTGTGGAAATGTTGAACATCTTGGAAAAACGCATGTGGGTCCAAAACATTGATCAAGGGGGCTTCGGTGGATAACGCATTCGCACCTCGAGTGTTGCGGGAGGTAAAGGGTGAGCCAGGGGACATAGAGGCGTACCGCCGGCAAGGGGGGTATGAAGCCTGGGTTCAGTGTGTCACGAAAAATGACCCGCAGGCCATAATCGCACAATTGAAAGAGGCTCATTTGCGAGGACGGGGAGGTGCTGGATTTCCTACCGGACTGAAATGGGACAAGGTGGTCAATCATCGCGTCAAAGAGCGATACTTTGTCTGTAATGCCGGGGAGCACGAGCCCGGGACGTTCAAAGATCGGTATTTGCTTCGACATCATCCTCACCAACTTCTCGAAGGATGCCTGATTGCCGCGTATACCGTTGGAGCAAAAGCGGCGTATATCTATTTAAATCATGAATTTTCCGAAGAGCGAGCCATCTTTGAGCGAGCTAAGGAGCAGGCCGCAGAGCAGGGCTTATTGGGAAAGAATTTTCTTGGTACCGGTCTCACCCTGGATATTGAAATTTTTGATGGATATGGCAGTTACGTGGCGGGTGAAGAAACTGCGATGTTGGAATCGATGCAGGGTCGTCCAGCCCAGCCTAAGCAAAAGCCACCCTTTTATCCCACGGAGTTTGGACTGCATGGCAAGCCGACCTTAGTCAATAATGTTGAAACGCTGTCGAATATTCCCCAACTCTTGCGGAACGGACCAGAATGGTTTCGTCAGGTCGGCACCAGTACTACTCCGGGGACGATGTTGTTTTCCCTCAGTGGAGCCGTGAATCGGCCCGGTGTGTATGAACTGCCGTTGGGAACGTCCATCCGACATTTGATTGAGGTCTGTGGGCAGGGCGTGCCGAACGGACGTGGTGTCAAGGCCGTGTTCCCCGGTGGGCCATCCTTTTCCATGGTGGGGGCGGATCAATTGGAATTACCCATGGATTTTGATTCGCTCAAGAAAGCCGGCACTGGATTGGGGTCTGCCGGCGTTATTGTTGTCGATGATGCAACGTGCATGGTGGAGCAAACGCTCAAGTTTTCAGGATTTTTTGAACGGGAAAGTTGCGGGCAATGTCCACCTTGCCGGATTGGTACACAGGAATTAGCGATCTTAATGAGAAAAATCGAAGATGGATCAGGAGAAGAGCGGGATCTGGCCAAGCTGTTGCAAATTTGTGGATTCGTCAAAGGCACCGGATTTTGTACTCTGGTGACGGGAGCTGCGGTATTGGTACAAAATAGCCTACGCCTGTTTCGTCACGAATTCGAAGAGCATATTGGCCTGGGACGATGTCCGTTCAAGCCGGTTCCAGTTGGCGCTGAGTAAGGAGGAGACTTTATGCCTCGCGTTACATTTCTTCATCCAGAAGGCAAGTCTGGCGAAGTTCCTGAAGGCCTTTCTCTCTTGGAAGTCGCGGAGAAACTCGGGTTCCCATTGAATCATGATTGTGGGGGCAACGCCTCCTGCACCACCTGCCGGGTGGATGTGATTGCGGGTGAAGGGAATCTTTCTGATATCGATTTTGATGAGCAGGATTTGCTCGATCGGGAAGCCCTGACTGAGCCTTACCACCGGTTAGGCTGTCAGGCTCGAGTATTAGGGGATGTGATTGTGCAAGTCCCCGAAGAAAAATGGGGTGAGGCTGAAATTGAACGATCTGCGTGAATTTGCCATTTTCTTAATGGAAAAGGGAGAGAGTGTGGGTACCAGCCACAGTCGTATTGTTCAAAACATGTCTGGCAATGTGAAGGCATGCTGAGACCGACTGCTATGCCGACTACATCGTCCATCACCAGAACCTATCGGTTTTGCGCCGCCCATCGTCTGCATACCGATCTATTGCCAGAGGATACCAATAAGAAGATTTTTGGTAAGTGTAATAACCTGAACGGGCATGGGCATAATTATACGGTTCTTGTGACGGTGGCCGGTGAATTGGATAGGCGGACAGGGTTGATCACCAACGTGGACGCCTTGGATCAACTCGTGAAAGACAAGATTGTTGATCGTTTTGATCATCAACATCTCAATTTTGATCCCGCTTTTGCACAAGTCACGACAACTGGTGAGAATTTAGCGCGTTTAATTTGGGAGCTACTGGTTGATCAGATTCCTTCCGGGCAATTAGAGAAAATTGGGGTGATTGAAACCAGAGATAACTTCTTTGAATATATCGGCACTCTCGGAGTGACCAGCGATTCTTCCAACAGAAACGGGATAAAGGAGAACTAATGCCGACCAAGCCGAAGCGGCCCTCATCCATCAAGCCACGGGCGGTCGATCAAGACAACAGCCAGCCGGTTCGAATGCCCAATCTCGCGAACCTGGAGATCATTGTAAAGCAACTACTCGAAAATTTGGGCGAAAATCCCCAACGGCATGGTTTAACCGATACGCCCAAGCGGGTAGCCAAATCCATGGCCTTCCTTACCAAAGGCTATCAACAAGATATCGATGAATTATTGAATGGGGCTCTGTTCCCAATCGTATATGATGAGATGGTTATCGTGCGCGATATCGATTTTTTTAGCCTCTGTGAGCATCACCTTCTGCCGTTTTTTGGGAAATGTCATATCGGGTATATTCCCAATAAGCATGTGGTGGGCTTGAGCAAAATCCCAAGGATTGTCGATGCCTTTAGTCGTCGGCTGCAAGTCCAGGAACGGTTGACGGTCCAGATTGCAGACACCCTTCACACGAAGCTCAAGCCGCGTGGGGTGGCAGTGGTCATGGAAGCCCGCCATCTGTGTATGAGTATGCGTGGAGTAGAAAGGCAGAATACCGTGGCGGTCACCAGTGAAATGCTGGGTGTGTTTCGCAAACAAGAACAAACCCGTAACGAATTTCTTAAGCTCATTCGCCAGCGTGGATGTGACGGCGATTAGATAGATGTTTCCATCCATTTCTTCGTTCCCGTTCATAATGAGCTGATGGCTTGGCTTTTCTAGATAGTTGATTCTTAAAATGAAATCAGGTTTAATGCGGCATTATTGAGTGTTCATCCGTGTTCCCAGGGAAGGGCATGTCGCGCAGGAGGCGCCGGTCTCATCCCTATATTTTTTCTTTCTGGTTTTGTGGTGGGTCCGGGGCGAAAGAACCTCTATTTGATTTTCCCTCAATTTCTTTTCCGTTAGGCCCGTCGTTTCTCTATTTCTTTAGTTCCAAC of the Nitrospiraceae bacterium genome contains:
- a CDS encoding 6-carboxytetrahydropterin synthase; translated protein: MTRTYRFCAAHRLHTDLLPEDTNKKIFGKCNNLNGHGHNYTVLVTVAGELDRRTGLITNVDALDQLVKDKIVDRFDHQHLNFDPAFAQVTTTGENLARLIWELLVDQIPSGQLEKIGVIETRDNFFEYIGTLGVTSDSSNRNGIKEN
- the folE gene encoding GTP cyclohydrolase I FolE; the protein is MPTKPKRPSSIKPRAVDQDNSQPVRMPNLANLEIIVKQLLENLGENPQRHGLTDTPKRVAKSMAFLTKGYQQDIDELLNGALFPIVYDEMVIVRDIDFFSLCEHHLLPFFGKCHIGYIPNKHVVGLSKIPRIVDAFSRRLQVQERLTVQIADTLHTKLKPRGVAVVMEARHLCMSMRGVERQNTVAVTSEMLGVFRKQEQTRNEFLKLIRQRGCDGD